In Rhododendron vialii isolate Sample 1 chromosome 9a, ASM3025357v1, the following are encoded in one genomic region:
- the LOC131299968 gene encoding ABC transporter A family member 12-like isoform X1, with translation MDEPSTGLDPASRNELWNVVMRAKANRAIILTTHSMEEAEHLCDSVGIFVDGSLQSIGNAKQLKARYGGSYVFTITTSSDNEQEVERLVCGLAVSANKTYHISGTQKFELPKNEVRIVDVFEVVEAAKSKFTVQAWGLVDTSLEDVFIKVTRAAEAFNVI, from the exons ATGGATGAGCCGAGTACTGGACTGGATCCAGCTTCAAGAAACGAATTATGGAACGTTGTGATGCGTGCCAAGGCGAACAGAGCAATTATACTCACCA CACATTCAATGGAAGAAGCTGAGCATCTCTGTGACAGTGTAGGAATATTTGTGGATGGCAGCTTGCAGAGCATAGGAAATGCAAAACAG TTAAAGGCCCGATATGGAGGATCTTATGTGTTCACAATCACGACATCATCGGACAATGAGCAAGAAGTGGAGAGGTTGGTTTGTGGTCTCGCCGTCAGTGCTAACAAGACGTACCACATATCCGGAACCCAAAAGTTTGAGCTTCCGAAAAACGAGGTCAGAATAGTAGATGTGTTTGAAGTAGTTGAGGCTGCAAAGAGCAAATTTACTGTTCAAGCGTGGGGTCTAGTTGATACTAGCTTGGAGGATGTCTTTATCAAGGTCACACGTGCGGCAGAGGCCTTCAACGTCATATGA
- the LOC131299968 gene encoding ABC transporter A family member 7-like isoform X2 — translation MEEAEHLCDSVGIFVDGSLQSIGNAKQLKARYGGSYVFTITTSSDNEQEVERLVCGLAVSANKTYHISGTQKFELPKNEVRIVDVFEVVEAAKSKFTVQAWGLVDTSLEDVFIKVTRAAEAFNVI, via the exons ATGGAAGAAGCTGAGCATCTCTGTGACAGTGTAGGAATATTTGTGGATGGCAGCTTGCAGAGCATAGGAAATGCAAAACAG TTAAAGGCCCGATATGGAGGATCTTATGTGTTCACAATCACGACATCATCGGACAATGAGCAAGAAGTGGAGAGGTTGGTTTGTGGTCTCGCCGTCAGTGCTAACAAGACGTACCACATATCCGGAACCCAAAAGTTTGAGCTTCCGAAAAACGAGGTCAGAATAGTAGATGTGTTTGAAGTAGTTGAGGCTGCAAAGAGCAAATTTACTGTTCAAGCGTGGGGTCTAGTTGATACTAGCTTGGAGGATGTCTTTATCAAGGTCACACGTGCGGCAGAGGCCTTCAACGTCATATGA